The DNA sequence TAACAAGCGGGTTGCCTGGGATCCGGAACTGCTGGAAAGCCTCTTCGAGGTGTTGGAAAAGACGTATGCTGATTCGTCGATTCAATGGGACAGCAAATCACTGGTCAATTTTGTTCAGGCCGGCAAACGCAAACCGTTTCTGACAATCCATACGAAGCGGCGGGAAGGGGTAGATGTCACTTTTCGGGCCGCCGATGGAGAAATTACTCTGGGTAAAATTGCTGATCTGGGAAGTGAACGCGAAATCAAGACCGATTCTCGCGGTAAAGAGCAGGCCCGAATTCGCTTTACGAAGTCAACACAGGTCGAATCGAAGGCATTTCAGCAACTGTTGAAGTCAGTCAGCGACTGAGAGAAACCATAAACAGACACTGTTATACCAGTAGTAAATCCCCTCTCTGGGGAAAAGATGTTGACGAATTTTCAATAAACAGATACGATAATCAGCGTTGTAGTCATCTTTAAACTATAACGTCGTATCGCAATCGAATTGAAATCAGGTCAAGCCGCTCTTATCTCTCACAGTTCATGATGTGAGGACCTGTTTTATATAACGATAAATTCGTTCCGCAGGAATTTTGGAAATGTGACGGATGCTCTTTTCTTATCCCCATTCACGTTCCGTTACAGTTCATGCTCCTGCCAAATTAAATTTGTTCTTAAGCATCGATAATAAGCGCCCCGACGGTTTTCACGACATTACTTCGCTGATGCTGTCGGTGGGAATATACGACACTTTAGTTTTCACGGAGGATCCTTCAACAGAAGTTGCGTTGAGTGTTGCCGAAGCGAATTCACTTCAGCCCCGACGAAAAACAGACCAGCAGATCCCGACTGGTGAAGATAACCTGGTAGTGCGTGCTGTCCGGTTACTTCAGGCAAAAACGGGAACACAGCGGGGATTGCGGATCCAGTTGATCAAACGCATTCCTGCAGAGGCTGGACTCGGTGGGGGATCAAGCGATGCAGCGGCGGCCTTATTCGCTGCCAATCAACTCTGGCATTTGGGATTGTCGCCTGAAGAATTACGAGGTCTGGCGGCCGAGCTGGGGAGTGACATTCCGTTCTTTCTCACAGAGAGCAATGCAGCCATCTGTCGGGGAAGAGGTGAACTGATCGAACCCGTATCCATTCCCCAATGTCTCCACTTTGTGATTGCTCGACCCCAGTCGGGTTTATCCACGGCGGACGTTTATCGGCAGTGTCGAGTAGGAACTCACTCAAATAATCAGGTTGAGCGTCTGACGCGTGATCTGGCTTCTGGGCAGTTTCATTCAATTTCCCACCTCATGTTGAATGATCTGCAGGTGCCTGCGGAACAGCTGAATTCGGATATATTAATTTTAAAAGATTACTTCTCAAAACAATCTGTTTTGGGGCATATGATGAGTGGAAGCGGAACGGCCTATTTTGGTGTCTGCCAGAATCGGGCACAGGCTTCCCAGGTCGCTGCGCGATTACGATCCACAGTGAAAGGGCATGTATTTGTTGTCCAGAACCGACTATAGATGAGCAATTTAAAATTTGGCACAAATGGAGTGAGGCCATGGAGATCAGTGAAGTACGCATCAAATTGATGAATGACCCACACGAAAGATTGCTGGCATTCTGCTCAATTACTTTCGACGTCTCATTCGTCATCCGGGATCTGAAAATCATTCAGGGGGCCAAAGGTGCCTTCGTGGCGATGCCCAGCCGCAAGCTGATGGATCGTTGCCCCAAGTGTCATACCAAGAACCATCTGCGTGCCTCGTTCTGTAACCAGTGTGGCGTGCGTCTGGACGAAAACCGGGCGGACAAAGATGACGCCGGTCGTGCCCGTCTCTATGCCGATATCGCGCATCCCATCAATTCCGAATGCCGGGAATTGATCCAGGAAGAGGTCCTCAAGGCGTATGAGGAAGAGCGAGTCTCCGCGCAGCAGGAAGGTTACATCTGTCGCTATGATGATTTCGGCGAAGAAGATTACGCGCGGCTCGGACCCTACGAAGAGGACTACGACGAGACACCTCTGGTCCAGTCCTCCCGCACGGAATCGACCGTTCACCGCAAGAACGGTCAGGTATTTCGAATTGATGCTGCTGAGAATCGCTCGGATGGGAAACCACCCCATCATAATCCGGCCGATCAGCCAGCTACCGACAGGGTTACTTCGCAGAATCGTGAACCGGGTGCCCAGGGCGACTCCTTCGGTTCAGGAATCGTCTGATTCCACCTGTTGCTGATCCTGCTATGCGGCTGAGCGCTGCATACATAGCAGAATCAGTAGCTGTTACACGAATCCGGATTACCCTTCAGATTGCTGCGTCTCACATGATGAATAAACCGACCACCATAATGGTGATGC is a window from the Gimesia benthica genome containing:
- the ispE gene encoding 4-(cytidine 5'-diphospho)-2-C-methyl-D-erythritol kinase; the protein is MLFSYPHSRSVTVHAPAKLNLFLSIDNKRPDGFHDITSLMLSVGIYDTLVFTEDPSTEVALSVAEANSLQPRRKTDQQIPTGEDNLVVRAVRLLQAKTGTQRGLRIQLIKRIPAEAGLGGGSSDAAAALFAANQLWHLGLSPEELRGLAAELGSDIPFFLTESNAAICRGRGELIEPVSIPQCLHFVIARPQSGLSTADVYRQCRVGTHSNNQVERLTRDLASGQFHSISHLMLNDLQVPAEQLNSDILILKDYFSKQSVLGHMMSGSGTAYFGVCQNRAQASQVAARLRSTVKGHVFVVQNRL
- a CDS encoding SpoVG family protein; translated protein: MEISEVRIKLMNDPHERLLAFCSITFDVSFVIRDLKIIQGAKGAFVAMPSRKLMDRCPKCHTKNHLRASFCNQCGVRLDENRADKDDAGRARLYADIAHPINSECRELIQEEVLKAYEEERVSAQQEGYICRYDDFGEEDYARLGPYEEDYDETPLVQSSRTESTVHRKNGQVFRIDAAENRSDGKPPHHNPADQPATDRVTSQNREPGAQGDSFGSGIV